GCTGCGGACCGTCGCGGCGAGCTGGTTGCCGACCCCGATCACCTGATCGGCCACCTCCTGGGTCAGCCCGCTGCCAGCGGGGGAGGTGTTCTTGTCCGGGGTGAAGCGCGGGTCGCCGATGCCGGCGATGGTCAGCCCGGCGACAGTCGTCGTCGAGTTGTTCAACACGATCGCGTTCGGCTGCCGGGCCACCGCGGCGGCGGTCCGGCCCGAGTCGTGGTTGCCCCGGATGAAGACGTACGGCTTCTTGAGCAGACCGATCGAGCCGACGAAGGACGCCTCCGGTTCGCTGCCCCAGTCGGTGATGTCCCCGGTGTCGACCACCACGTCGATGCCGAACTGCTCCACGACCGTCCGGATCAGCTGCCAGCCGGTCGGGTTGAGATGCATGTCGGAGACGTGCAGGACCCGGGTGGTGCCCGGGGCCGGCTCGTACACCGGGAGCGCCGACACCGTGGTGTAGAGCTGGCTGACGTTGCCGACGAGGCGTTGCAACTGCTCGGCGTACTTCGTGTAGTCGTTGGCGATCCGCCGGGCGTCACCGACGATGGCCGGCGCGTTGACCAGCAGCCCCTCGTAGCGTGGCTCCTCGATCGCCTGGGGACGCAGGGTGGCCGCCGCCGTGCCGAGGCTGCCGGCGGTGATCAGCAGCGCCAGCCCGCCCGCCCAGGCGGTCCGTCGGACGTTACGGAAGATCAGCCCAGCCAGGATCAGGGTGACCAGCACCGACGCGCCGAGGGTCCGCAGGCCGAGCCGCATCACACCGGAGCGGACGTCCTCCACGGCGCTCTGGCTGGCCCGGCTGATGCTGGCGGGATCGTCGAGCAGCGCCTCGGTGCGCCCCTGGTCGAGGGCGCCCAGCCGTACGGTGAGGTGGGTCGGCCCGTCGTGGCTGTCGAGCAGCAGCGCGCCGAGCGGCGGTATGTCGACGGTGGTGCCGCCGTCACGGGCGGGGGAGATGCTGAGGTTGGCCCGGAACGGCCCGATGTCGGTGTCCACCTGACCGCCCGCCAGCACCCCCAGCACCGCCCCGGCGAGGGCCACGGCGAGCACGGCGACGATCAGCCCGATGCGGCGCAGCGGCCCGGCGGACCCGACCCGCCAGCCGGTCGGGCGTGGCCGATCACCGCTGGTCACCGGGTCGCCCCGGTCACCGGCGTCGTCGTGCTGCTCGTCGCGCTGCCCGTCCATGCTGAAAGTCTGACCTGCCCGTCGGAAGATCTTGGCGAACCTGAACGGATGGTGACGAACGTCAGCTCCGGCCGCCGTCGCCGCCGGCGAAGACCACCCGCAGGAGCCGGTCGTCGTCGCCCGCCGGGGTGCCCCGCCCGTCGTGGTTGGAGGTGCTCACCCAGAGCGACCCGTCCGGTGCCGCGGCCACCGCGCGCAGCCGGCCGTACCGGTTGGTGAGCAGTTCACTGGGCTGACCGAGCAGCGTGCCGGTGTCGGTCAGCTCCAGCACCCAGAGGCGCTTGCCGCGCAGGCAGCCGGTGACCAGCAGCCGGTCCGTGGCGGCCAGACCGGAGCAGGACGCGTCCGCGGTCGCCCACTGCGTGATCGGGTCGGTGAACCGCTTGTCACCGGCACGACCCTCGACCTCGGGCCAGCCGTAGTTGCCGCCCTTGGTGATCTGGTTGATCTCGTCCCACGTGTTCTGGCCGAACTCGACGGCGTACATCCGCTTGGCGGCGTCCCAGGCGAAGCCCTGGACGTTGCGGTGGCCCAGTGACCAGACCGGGGAACCGGGATACGGATTGCCCGCGGCGGGCTTGCCGTCCGGGGTGATCCGCAGGATCTTGCCGCCGAGGCTCTTCACGTCCTGGGAGAGGGGGCGCTGCCCGGCGTCACCCGTGCTGACGTAGAGCTGCCCGTCCGGGCCGAAGCCCAACCCGCCACCGTTGTGCACATTGGCCTTGGGGATGCCGGTGAGGATCGGGGTGGGCTGCCCGCCGAGTTGCAGCCGGGCGACCCGATTGTCCTGCTCGGCGGTGTAGTAGACGAAGACCGTCCGGTCCTGGGCGTAGCCGGGGGAGACGGCGATGCCGAGCAGGCCACCCTCACCCGCCGCCGCCACGTCGGGGATCGTCTGCACCGCGCGGACCCGCAGGCCGTCCGGCCCGGATTCGGGGCCGACCTGCACGATCCGGCCGTTGTCCCGTTCGGTGACCAGAGCGCCGCCGTCCGGCAGGAAGGCGATGGCCCAGGGCACCCGCAAACCCTTGGCGAGCACGGTCGCCACCGCCTGCTGGCCGGCGCCGCCGGGGCCTGCCGACGCGGACGGGGTGGGCAGGTTGGGCGGCTCACCGGCCGGGTCGGGCTCCGGTTCGCCGAAGCTGCAACCGGCGGTGAACAGCAGCGCCGCGCAGGACGCCGCGAGGGCCACGCGGAGGCGGCGGGTGCGAGGGTACGGGGGACGGGCTCTCACCCGGCCCAGGGTAGCCCGCCGAACGGCCCGGCCGGGCCCGTCGGGATCCGACGCGTGCCGGTGACACCGGCGGGTGGTCCCCGGCGGACCGCTCACCGCGCCCGTACGGCCAGCAGTGCGGTGTCGTCCTCGCGGTGGCGGATCGAGGCGAGCAGCAGGTCACACAGCTCGTCGAGGGGCAGCGTGTCGGCGCCGGTCAGCCGGTCTGCCAGCTCGGCCAGCCCTTCGTCGATGGATCGGTCCCGTCGCTCGATCAGCCCATCGGTGTAGAGCAGCAGGGTGTCGCCGGTGGCCAGGCTGGTCGACTGGCTGGTCCGTGGCGACGGCCGGGCCAGGCCGAGCAGCGGCTCCGGCGTCGCCTCCAGGGCCTCGACCGCCCCGTCGGCGCGGACCACCAGGGCTGGCGGGTGCCCGGCGTTGGACCAGGTCACCGCGTGGACGCCGGCGCTCTGCGGACGGATCCGGACCAGGGTCGCGGTGGCCGCGATCGGCAGCCGCAGGCCACGAATCGCGCCATCCAGGTTGCTCATCAGCGCCCCGACCGTGTCCGGCCGGCCGAAGGCGTTGCCCCGCACCAGGTTGCGCAGCTGGCCCATGGTCGCCGCCGCCTCGATGTCGTGACCGGCCACGTCCCCGATTGCCACGATCACGTCGCCGTCGGGCTGGACGAAGGCGTCGTACCAGTCACCGCCCACCTCCACCCGGTCGGCCGCCGGCTGGTAGCGGGCCGCCAGCTCCAACTCGTTCAGGACCGGCAGCCGCGGCAGCATGCTGTGTTGCAGAACCTCGGCGACGTGCCGCTGCTCGCCGTACATCGAGCTGTTGCCGATGGCCTGGCCGGCCCGGCGGCCGATGTCGACCGCGGTGAGCAGGTCGCGGTCGTCGAACTGCTGACGTTGGGAGTCGTTGACGAGGGTGATCGCGCCCAGCACGGTGCCGCCGGCGCCCGGCACCGGCACGCTCAGGTAGGAGGCGATGCCCAGGCGACCGGCGATCGACGCCATCTCCGGGTGTGTGGTGCCCCTCGTCACGTCGGCCAGGGACGCCACGCTGCCGAGTCGGGGCTGGCCGGTCCGCAGCACCGCCCGGACCATCGACTCTGGGCTCAGCCCGGTGCGCAACAGCTCACCGAAGCGGTCGACGTCCGCCGCCCGGGCCGGGTCGCGGTGCACCGAGACCACCTCGCGGGGCAGGCCGGTCGGCCCGATCAGGGTGAGCAGGCACCAGTCGGCGAGCAGCGGAACCATGGTGGCGCCGAGTCGGCGCAGCGCGATGTTCACGTCCAGTGTGCCGGCCAGCGTCTCGCTCACCCCGGCCAGCAGCTCCAGTCGCTCATGGGCCTGCACGACCCGGCGCCGTGCCTCCTGCGCGCCGTCGAGCGCGATCCGCAGTCGCAGCTCCGATGAGCAGGCGGCTGCCAGGTCGGCCAGTGTCCGCAGCTGCGCGGCGGTCCAGGCGCGGGGCTTGCTGTCGATGGCGCAGAGCGAGCCGAGCACCCGGCCGGAGAGGTCGGTCAGCGGCATCCCGGCGTACGCGACCACGCCGAGGTCGTCGATGGCCAGGTTGTGCCGGACGCGCGGGTAGAGCCGGGCGTCCGGCAGCACCATCGGCACCTCGGTGTCCACCACGTGCTGGCAGAAGGAGTGGCTCAGCGGGGTCTGCCGGCGCTCCGACCAGGGGTCCGGCAGCCCGACCGCGCCCGGAAAGAACTGCCGGTCGGCGGAGACCAGGGACACCAGCGCGACCGGCACGTCCAGCAGGTCGCTGACCAGCCGGGCGAACCGGTCGAACGCCTCGTCCGGGGCGGCGTCCAGCCCGGTGTCGGCGAGCGCGCGCAGCCGCGCCGGGTCGCTGAGCGCCGCAGGTGGGGCGATCGGACGCCGGGCGGTGGCGGGGGAGCCGTCGGTCATCGAGCACCTGTCTGCCGGGGCGGAGGCCGACCGGCCCTCCGATCCTTCGTTATACCTCGTCCAGGCCCTGGCCGAACATCGGTGTGCTGAGTCTCGCCTGCACCGGCTCGGCGCGCCATCCCCCGGGACGTCGGTTCGCCGCCGTGCCCGCGCCGGCTGCCGCGTCGGGGACTATCGTCGGCGGACGTGAAGGTATGGATCCCGCACCGCGCCGGCCTGAACCTCATGGGCGAGCTGCCCCCGAACGTGACGGTGGAGGTTGCCGAGCACGCCGACCAGTTGCCCTCGGAGGTGACCGACGTCCGCGTCTGGGTGCCACCGTTCCTGAGCGGGACGGACGCGACGGCGTTGCTCCATCAGCTGCCCGACCTGGCGGTGGTGCAGTTGCTCTCCGCCGGGGCCGACGCCTGGGCCGGCCGTACGCCGCCGGGTGTCACGCTCTGCGACGCTCGTGGTGTGCATGACCCGTCGACTGCCGAGTGGGTGGTCACCGCGATCCTCACCCAGTTGCGGGCGTTCCCGGCGTTCGTCCGGGCGCAGGCCGAGCGGCGCTGGGCGTTCGAGGGGAACGCCCCGACCGACGAGCTGACCGGTAAACGGGTGCTCATCATCGGAGCCGGGTCGATCGGCACCGCGGTGCGCGACCGGCTCGCGCCTTTCGAGGTGACCTTCACCCTGGTCGCGAGGTCGGCCCGCCCGGAGCAGGGGGTGCACGCCGTCGAGGAGTTGCCCCGGCTGCTGCCCGAGGCGGACGTGGTGGTGGTGCTGGTGCCGCTCACCGACCAGACCCGTGGCCTGATCGACAAGGATTTCCTGGCCGCGATGCCGGACGGGGCGCTGCTGGTCAACGCCGCCCGGGGGCCGGTGGCGCACACCGAGGCGCTCGTCGCCGAGCTGGGCACCGGTCGGATCTCGGCGGCGTTGGACGTCACCGATCCGGAGCCGCTGCCCTCCGACTCGCCGCTCTGGGCGATGCCGAACGTGCTGCTCACCCCGCACGTGGCCGGCTCGGTGCGCGGCCTACTGCCGCGGGCCTACCGGCTGGTCGGCGATCAGGTACGCCGGTTCGCCGCCGGGCAGCCGCTGATCAACACGGTGGTCGACGGCTACTGACCGGGGGACTCGGCCGCGTCGTCGGGCAGCGTCTGGCCGGTGACTGAGATCAGCCGGGGCAGATCCTCCCCGCGGACGGCCGGCAGCGTGAGCTGCTGGCCGTCGTCGAGCCGGGCGACCGCCCGTCCGCGCTCGTCGGTGGCCAGCTCGAGGACCTGGTCCCAGTCGATCCGGCGTTGCCCCGCCAGTGCCCGTACGCGCAGCTCCCGCGCGTCGGCGTCGGTGCCGGCCCGCCAGGCCCACACCGCGACGGCGAGCGGAACGAGCAGCACCGGCAGCAGGTAGGTCCGGGCGTTGGCCAGCGGCAGGGCACCGAAGAAGGCGATGACCGCGGCGACCAGGATGGCTTGGTTGAACCGGAAGCGGACCGTGTCGGGCTTACTCACCCTCCGATGATCCCACCCCCGGCCGGTTCGGCTCGCGGCGGGCGGTGCCGCCGGGGTGCCGCACGCCGTACAGTGACACAGGTCTTTGTCTCTTCCAGATGACCGAGAAGTAACCGATCCGGCCGTCGATCGTTACCAACTTTTGAACAGCGGACCCGCAACGTCCGATGTCCCGCACCGTCGCACCGCCCCCGTGCCCCCTCACGAAGGCGACCGCCGTGCTCCTCGCGTACCCGTTCCGCGTCCTCGTCCCCCGCCGTGCGGCACCGGAGGCCGCCACGTCCACGGCGGTGGCGCTGCTCCTGCTCGCTGGTGCCGCCGAACTGGTCCCGACCTCGGTGGTGATCGCGCTGGCCGCC
The window above is part of the Micromonospora sp. LH3U1 genome. Proteins encoded here:
- a CDS encoding metallophosphoesterase — protein: MDGQRDEQHDDAGDRGDPVTSGDRPRPTGWRVGSAGPLRRIGLIVAVLAVALAGAVLGVLAGGQVDTDIGPFRANLSISPARDGGTTVDIPPLGALLLDSHDGPTHLTVRLGALDQGRTEALLDDPASISRASQSAVEDVRSGVMRLGLRTLGASVLVTLILAGLIFRNVRRTAWAGGLALLITAGSLGTAAATLRPQAIEEPRYEGLLVNAPAIVGDARRIANDYTKYAEQLQRLVGNVSQLYTTVSALPVYEPAPGTTRVLHVSDMHLNPTGWQLIRTVVEQFGIDVVVDTGDITDWGSEPEASFVGSIGLLKKPYVFIRGNHDSGRTAAAVARQPNAIVLNNSTTTVAGLTIAGIGDPRFTPDKNTSPAGSGLTQEVADQVIGVGNQLAATVRSSPRPVNIALVHDPASAAPLAGTCPLVLAGHTHARQISKLPQTPGQQPTTLMVEGSTGGAGLRGLEGENPTPLSMSVLYFDQQKMLQAYDDITVGGTGQAQVNLERHVVENPTAATPPSGTPTPTPTPTPTS
- a CDS encoding PQQ-dependent sugar dehydrogenase, translating into MRARPPYPRTRRLRVALAASCAALLFTAGCSFGEPEPDPAGEPPNLPTPSASAGPGGAGQQAVATVLAKGLRVPWAIAFLPDGGALVTERDNGRIVQVGPESGPDGLRVRAVQTIPDVAAAGEGGLLGIAVSPGYAQDRTVFVYYTAEQDNRVARLQLGGQPTPILTGIPKANVHNGGGLGFGPDGQLYVSTGDAGQRPLSQDVKSLGGKILRITPDGKPAAGNPYPGSPVWSLGHRNVQGFAWDAAKRMYAVEFGQNTWDEINQITKGGNYGWPEVEGRAGDKRFTDPITQWATADASCSGLAATDRLLVTGCLRGKRLWVLELTDTGTLLGQPSELLTNRYGRLRAVAAAPDGSLWVSTSNHDGRGTPAGDDDRLLRVVFAGGDGGRS
- a CDS encoding SpoIIE family protein phosphatase, producing the protein MTDGSPATARRPIAPPAALSDPARLRALADTGLDAAPDEAFDRFARLVSDLLDVPVALVSLVSADRQFFPGAVGLPDPWSERRQTPLSHSFCQHVVDTEVPMVLPDARLYPRVRHNLAIDDLGVVAYAGMPLTDLSGRVLGSLCAIDSKPRAWTAAQLRTLADLAAACSSELRLRIALDGAQEARRRVVQAHERLELLAGVSETLAGTLDVNIALRRLGATMVPLLADWCLLTLIGPTGLPREVVSVHRDPARAADVDRFGELLRTGLSPESMVRAVLRTGQPRLGSVASLADVTRGTTHPEMASIAGRLGIASYLSVPVPGAGGTVLGAITLVNDSQRQQFDDRDLLTAVDIGRRAGQAIGNSSMYGEQRHVAEVLQHSMLPRLPVLNELELAARYQPAADRVEVGGDWYDAFVQPDGDVIVAIGDVAGHDIEAAATMGQLRNLVRGNAFGRPDTVGALMSNLDGAIRGLRLPIAATATLVRIRPQSAGVHAVTWSNAGHPPALVVRADGAVEALEATPEPLLGLARPSPRTSQSTSLATGDTLLLYTDGLIERRDRSIDEGLAELADRLTGADTLPLDELCDLLLASIRHREDDTALLAVRAR
- a CDS encoding 2-hydroxyacid dehydrogenase, which encodes MKVWIPHRAGLNLMGELPPNVTVEVAEHADQLPSEVTDVRVWVPPFLSGTDATALLHQLPDLAVVQLLSAGADAWAGRTPPGVTLCDARGVHDPSTAEWVVTAILTQLRAFPAFVRAQAERRWAFEGNAPTDELTGKRVLIIGAGSIGTAVRDRLAPFEVTFTLVARSARPEQGVHAVEELPRLLPEADVVVVLVPLTDQTRGLIDKDFLAAMPDGALLVNAARGPVAHTEALVAELGTGRISAALDVTDPEPLPSDSPLWAMPNVLLTPHVAGSVRGLLPRAYRLVGDQVRRFAAGQPLINTVVDGY
- a CDS encoding PH domain-containing protein, producing MSKPDTVRFRFNQAILVAAVIAFFGALPLANARTYLLPVLLVPLAVAVWAWRAGTDADARELRVRALAGQRRIDWDQVLELATDERGRAVARLDDGQQLTLPAVRGEDLPRLISVTGQTLPDDAAESPGQ